In Gordonia phthalatica, one genomic interval encodes:
- a CDS encoding serine/threonine-protein kinase: MGEVYLAAHPRLPREDALKVLPGELTSDATYRARFTREADLASQLDHPSIVSVYDRGEFQGQLWITMKYIPGSDCDAILKRDGVPEPRVVAEIISAVADALDYAHSRGMVHRDVKPANILVDDGASRRKVYLTDFGIARKLTNETALTAANLTVGSIQYCSPEQLRGQDLDGRSDQYALACTAYRLLTGKAPFPLSTPTAIINAHLNSDAPSATTILPTLAPSVDPVLARAMAKDPAGRYRSCGEFAAELTGALTRPGFKPKSPAAYAPTMINPSPLPHNPAAQPPAAPTLPPQSQSQKPQTPSQPGPARPSADQFGSGTAPYTAQGPSQGPSTQPQRPPTPAPSATPVPPVPQSQPSSPQPSSPQPSSPQPSSPQYPQYSQQPYGQQQFGQQPYGQQQQPAQAFGGGGGYGPPPGGYGQQPFGMAGGPPPSGKTNSRKVFGIVAAIVVVLALIGVAGFFVFKGSGDSDPSSTASTEDVVTPPTTTTSPSPSVGRDAAVVNGVPTKCALGNSATTVLTSPLTNLNISIPSAALPTPSWRPDTATEIPFAVTAAGINTPRPDTVSSWQAAVTIGTLPSSFGDDTEAIARKIVECLPSSSGYAGSDPSPAEITQSRNGTLDDDTTKLTLVRSNIKVSARPGIQGDDVIVAVINSSPMTFAVGVSPIGDSTSKSEVEKAVLGIRVR; this comes from the coding sequence ATGGGTGAGGTCTATCTGGCGGCCCACCCCAGGCTGCCCCGTGAAGACGCCCTCAAGGTGCTGCCCGGCGAGCTCACATCGGACGCCACTTACCGTGCCCGCTTCACCCGGGAGGCCGATCTCGCGTCCCAGCTGGACCACCCGAGCATCGTCAGCGTGTACGACCGCGGCGAGTTCCAGGGCCAGTTGTGGATCACGATGAAGTACATTCCGGGATCCGACTGCGACGCGATTCTGAAGCGCGACGGCGTGCCGGAGCCGCGCGTGGTCGCCGAGATCATCTCCGCGGTGGCCGACGCCCTCGACTACGCACACTCGCGCGGCATGGTGCACCGCGACGTGAAGCCCGCCAACATCCTGGTGGACGACGGCGCGTCGCGCCGGAAGGTGTACCTCACCGACTTCGGCATCGCACGCAAGCTGACCAACGAGACAGCGCTCACGGCCGCGAACCTGACAGTGGGGTCCATCCAGTACTGCTCACCCGAGCAGTTGCGCGGACAGGACCTCGACGGCCGGTCGGATCAGTACGCGTTGGCGTGCACCGCGTACCGACTTCTGACCGGTAAGGCGCCGTTCCCGCTGTCGACGCCGACGGCGATCATCAACGCTCATCTGAACAGTGATGCGCCGAGTGCGACGACGATCCTGCCGACGCTGGCACCGTCCGTCGACCCGGTCCTCGCGCGAGCCATGGCGAAGGATCCGGCGGGCCGGTACCGCTCGTGCGGCGAGTTCGCCGCCGAGCTGACCGGTGCCTTGACCCGCCCGGGATTCAAGCCCAAGAGCCCGGCCGCCTACGCACCGACGATGATCAATCCGAGCCCGCTGCCCCACAATCCGGCAGCACAGCCGCCGGCAGCCCCGACTCTGCCGCCGCAGTCCCAGAGCCAGAAGCCCCAGACCCCGTCGCAGCCGGGTCCGGCGCGCCCGTCCGCCGATCAGTTCGGCTCGGGTACGGCGCCGTACACGGCACAGGGGCCGTCGCAGGGGCCGTCCACGCAGCCGCAACGACCGCCGACGCCCGCTCCGTCCGCGACGCCGGTGCCGCCCGTGCCGCAGTCCCAGCCGAGTTCGCCCCAACCCAGTTCACCCCAACCCAGTTCACCCCAGCCCAGTTCACCCCAGTACCCCCAGTACTCGCAGCAGCCCTACGGTCAGCAGCAGTTCGGTCAGCAACCGTATGGACAGCAACAACAGCCCGCGCAGGCCTTCGGCGGAGGCGGTGGCTACGGCCCGCCGCCCGGCGGATACGGTCAGCAGCCGTTCGGCATGGCCGGCGGACCACCGCCGTCGGGGAAGACGAACTCGCGCAAGGTATTCGGGATCGTCGCGGCGATCGTCGTGGTGTTGGCGTTGATCGGCGTAGCCGGGTTCTTCGTCTTCAAGGGCAGCGGTGATTCGGACCCGTCGTCGACGGCATCGACCGAGGACGTGGTGACGCCACCCACGACCACCACCAGCCCGTCCCCGAGCGTGGGACGCGATGCTGCGGTCGTGAACGGGGTCCCGACCAAGTGCGCGCTCGGCAACAGCGCCACCACGGTCCTGACGAGTCCGCTCACCAACCTGAACATCAGCATTCCGTCGGCGGCCCTGCCGACGCCCTCGTGGCGACCGGACACGGCGACCGAGATCCCGTTCGCCGTGACGGCTGCCGGTATCAACACTCCCCGCCCGGACACCGTGTCGTCCTGGCAGGCGGCGGTGACCATCGGCACGCTCCCGTCGTCGTTCGGTGACGACACGGAGGCGATCGCCCGCAAGATCGTCGAATGCCTGCCGTCCAGCAGCGGGTACGCAGGCAGCGATCCCTCGCCGGCCGAGATCACCCAGTCGCGCAACGGAACCCTCGACGACGACACCACCAAGCTGACCCTGGTACGCAGCAACATCAAAGTCAGTGCGCGCCCCGGCATCCAGGGCGACGACGTGATCGTGGCCGTGATCAACAGCTCACCGATGACCTTCGCCGTCGGCGTGAGCCCCATCGGCGATAGCACCAGCAAGAGCGAGGTGGAGAAGGCGGTCCTCGGAATCCGGGTGCGCTGA
- a CDS encoding ATP-binding cassette domain-containing protein, with protein MPSSASLPADSHDLIRIRGARVNNLRDVSVELPKRRLTVFTGVSGSGKSSLVFGTVAAESQRLINETYSSFVQGFMPTLARPDVDVLDGITTAIIVDQERIGGNPRSTVGTLTDANAMLRILFSKIATPHVGGPNAFSFNTPTVRGGGAIKVDRGAQSKALKKTFEVLGGMCPRCEGMGNVSDIDLTEIYDADLSLAAGSLKVPGYSMDGWYGRLYGGSGYFDMDKPVGQFTKRELDDLLYREPTKIKVDGINLTYEGVIPRITKSMLSKDIDSVQPHIRAFIERAVTATACPECDGTRLADHARNARIDGVNIADACRMQITDLHDWVVGLDEPTVAPLLDNLGATLSSFVEIGLGYLSLERPTGTLSGGEAQRTKMIRHLGSSLTDITYIFDEPTVGLHPHDIARMNTLLLRLRDKGNTVLVVEHKPETIAIADHVVDLGPRAGSLGGQICFEGTVEGLTSADTLTGRHLHDRARLKDEVRSASGAIEIRGASTNNLQDVDVDLPLGVLAVITGVAGSGKSSLIHGSMPKDADVVVIDQSAIRGSRRSNPATYTGLLDPIRKAFAKANGVKPALFSPNSEGACPTCKGAGVIYTDLATMAGVATPCDVCEGKRFDAAVLEYQLGGRDISEVLQMSVDEATAFFGEGDARIPAAHKILLRLSDVGLDYLKVGQPLTTLSGGERQRIKLATAMAEKAQVYVLDEPTTGLHLADVEQLLGLLDRLVDGGKSVIVIEHHQAVMAHADWIIDIGPGAGQDGGRVVFEGTPRDLVTARSTLTGEHLAAYVGASISG; from the coding sequence ATGCCTTCTTCCGCATCGCTTCCCGCTGACAGCCACGACCTGATCCGCATCCGGGGCGCCCGCGTCAACAATCTGCGCGATGTCAGCGTGGAACTTCCGAAGCGCCGCTTGACGGTGTTCACCGGCGTCTCCGGCTCGGGAAAGAGTTCACTCGTCTTCGGGACCGTCGCCGCGGAGTCGCAACGGCTCATCAACGAGACGTACAGCAGCTTCGTCCAGGGCTTCATGCCGACGCTCGCGCGACCCGACGTGGACGTGCTCGACGGGATCACCACCGCGATCATCGTCGACCAGGAGCGGATCGGCGGCAATCCGCGGTCGACGGTCGGAACGCTGACCGACGCCAACGCGATGCTCCGCATCCTGTTCAGCAAGATCGCGACACCGCATGTCGGCGGGCCGAACGCCTTCTCGTTCAACACGCCGACCGTGCGGGGCGGCGGCGCCATCAAGGTGGACCGCGGCGCTCAGTCCAAGGCCTTGAAGAAGACCTTCGAGGTCCTCGGCGGCATGTGCCCTCGCTGCGAGGGGATGGGCAACGTCTCCGACATCGACCTCACCGAGATCTACGACGCCGACCTGTCGCTCGCGGCCGGGTCGCTCAAGGTGCCCGGATACAGCATGGACGGCTGGTACGGCCGGCTCTACGGCGGCAGCGGCTACTTCGACATGGACAAGCCGGTCGGGCAGTTCACGAAGCGCGAGCTCGACGATCTGCTGTACCGGGAGCCGACCAAGATCAAGGTCGACGGCATCAACCTGACCTACGAGGGCGTCATTCCGAGGATCACCAAGTCGATGCTGAGCAAGGACATCGACTCGGTGCAGCCGCACATCCGGGCCTTCATCGAGCGCGCGGTGACCGCGACCGCCTGCCCCGAGTGCGACGGCACCCGTCTCGCCGACCATGCGCGCAACGCCCGGATCGACGGTGTCAACATCGCCGACGCGTGCCGGATGCAGATCACCGACCTGCACGACTGGGTGGTGGGCCTCGACGAGCCGACCGTCGCACCGCTGCTCGACAACCTGGGGGCGACGCTGTCGTCGTTCGTGGAGATCGGCCTGGGCTATCTGTCGCTGGAACGCCCCACCGGCACCCTGTCTGGCGGAGAAGCCCAGCGCACCAAGATGATCCGCCACCTCGGTTCGTCGCTGACCGACATCACCTACATCTTCGACGAGCCCACGGTCGGCCTGCATCCGCACGACATCGCCCGGATGAACACGCTTTTGCTGCGCCTTCGCGACAAGGGGAACACCGTGCTCGTCGTTGAGCACAAGCCGGAGACCATCGCGATCGCCGATCACGTGGTCGACCTCGGTCCCCGGGCGGGGTCACTCGGCGGGCAGATCTGCTTCGAGGGCACCGTCGAGGGACTCACCTCGGCCGACACGCTCACCGGTCGGCACCTCCACGACCGCGCTCGACTGAAGGACGAGGTCCGGTCGGCGAGCGGAGCCATCGAGATCCGCGGCGCTTCCACGAACAACCTCCAGGACGTCGACGTGGACCTGCCGCTCGGCGTCCTCGCCGTCATCACCGGTGTCGCAGGCTCCGGGAAGAGCTCGCTCATCCACGGTTCGATGCCGAAGGACGCCGACGTGGTCGTCATCGACCAGTCGGCGATCCGTGGTTCCCGCCGGAGCAATCCGGCCACCTACACCGGACTGCTCGACCCCATCCGCAAGGCCTTCGCCAAGGCCAACGGGGTCAAGCCCGCCCTGTTCAGCCCCAACTCGGAGGGCGCGTGCCCCACGTGCAAGGGCGCGGGCGTCATCTACACCGACCTGGCGACCATGGCCGGTGTCGCCACCCCGTGCGACGTCTGCGAGGGGAAGCGGTTCGACGCAGCCGTCCTGGAGTACCAGCTCGGCGGGCGCGACATCAGCGAGGTGCTGCAGATGTCGGTCGACGAGGCGACCGCCTTCTTCGGCGAGGGCGACGCGCGGATCCCGGCGGCGCACAAGATTCTGCTGCGTCTCTCCGATGTGGGGCTCGACTACCTGAAGGTCGGCCAGCCGCTGACCACGCTGTCCGGCGGCGAGCGTCAGCGCATCAAGCTCGCGACCGCGATGGCGGAGAAGGCGCAGGTGTACGTCCTCGACGAGCCGACCACCGGTCTGCACCTGGCCGACGTCGAGCAACTGCTGGGGCTGCTGGACCGCCTCGTCGACGGCGGGAAGTCGGTGATCGTGATCGAGCATCACCAGGCCGTGATGGCGCACGCGGACTGGATCATCGACATCGGGCCCGGTGCGGGCCAGGACGGCGGTCGCGTGGTCTTCGAGGGCACGCCCCGCGACCTCGTCACCGCGCGCTCCACGCTCACCGGCGAGCACCTCGCCGCCTACGTCGGCGCGTCGATCAGCGGGTGA
- a CDS encoding nuclear transport factor 2 family protein, protein MTREAAPSDEIRAIETLKYRYLRAVDTKDWDGLAATLTEDVHTDYGSQLGGRPLTFDDRDGVLAYFRKAMGGSLVTEHHVTHPIIEVDAGDPTRATGSWYLQDRVIVPDYDMMIIGAAFYEDVYRKTADGWRIASTGYQRTFEATSKLSAIDFHLTRGPAIVRAS, encoded by the coding sequence ATGACCAGAGAAGCAGCCCCATCCGACGAGATCCGTGCGATCGAGACGCTGAAGTACCGATACCTGCGGGCCGTCGACACCAAGGATTGGGACGGCCTGGCGGCGACCCTCACCGAGGACGTGCACACCGACTACGGCTCCCAGCTCGGCGGACGTCCGCTGACCTTCGACGACCGCGACGGCGTCCTCGCCTACTTCCGCAAGGCGATGGGCGGCAGCCTCGTCACCGAACACCACGTCACTCATCCGATCATCGAGGTCGACGCCGGCGATCCGACCCGTGCGACCGGCAGCTGGTATCTGCAGGACCGGGTGATCGTGCCCGACTACGACATGATGATCATCGGCGCCGCGTTCTACGAGGACGTGTACCGGAAGACCGCCGACGGTTGGCGCATCGCGTCCACCGGCTACCAGCGGACCTTCGAGGCGACGAGCAAGCTGTCGGCGATCGACTTCCACCTCACGCGCGGACCGGCGATAGTCCGCGCGTCCTAG
- a CDS encoding oxygenase MpaB family protein: MATTIPTRHPAQPVPIPKGVEIFGRLFGVGRPSASEFDRLGELLMAGDPVMDGVVAAMSEAGMRETRPLFEKALVDGIDSVEGAPAAMEDFFRHIEATPDWVDRKQLALAAQVMQSGGADGLYIARDVALLGGYQFAGFNQTLLRTGALTKGSNKRFAETSRWALDVIGEGGLDLHGAGYRSTIRVRFIHSMVRRHVESMPDWDSGKWGVPINQTDMAATLVGSLVAPSIGVAGLGLLNSRREYEAIAQLTRYVGWLIGVDDEFLPRDFRDAVRILAHTSAALSVADETSKLLASPMVDDPDAWHYAALPALRRRLAKSQHLGIARAFLGRPALRRLGVDDTALPWYPPLIFGVNIVRSVAAQLPGGRRRAARAGQRRADTFMTTMAPNPVVIGDSSDIARAA, translated from the coding sequence ATGGCGACGACGATTCCGACACGACATCCGGCGCAGCCGGTCCCGATCCCCAAGGGTGTGGAGATCTTCGGACGACTCTTCGGCGTCGGGCGACCATCGGCGTCCGAGTTCGACAGACTCGGCGAACTGCTCATGGCCGGCGACCCGGTGATGGACGGCGTCGTCGCCGCGATGTCCGAGGCCGGGATGCGCGAGACGCGACCGCTGTTCGAGAAGGCCCTCGTCGACGGCATCGACTCCGTCGAGGGCGCGCCGGCGGCGATGGAGGACTTCTTCCGGCACATCGAGGCGACACCCGACTGGGTGGACCGCAAGCAATTGGCGCTGGCCGCGCAGGTCATGCAGAGCGGCGGGGCGGACGGCCTCTACATCGCCCGGGACGTCGCACTCCTCGGCGGCTACCAGTTTGCCGGCTTCAACCAGACCCTGCTGCGCACCGGAGCCCTCACCAAGGGATCCAACAAACGATTCGCGGAGACCTCCCGCTGGGCGCTCGACGTCATCGGCGAGGGCGGCCTCGACCTGCACGGCGCCGGATACCGGTCGACGATCCGCGTCCGCTTCATCCACTCGATGGTCCGCAGGCATGTCGAATCCATGCCCGACTGGGACAGCGGGAAGTGGGGTGTGCCGATCAACCAGACCGACATGGCCGCCACCCTCGTCGGATCACTGGTGGCGCCATCGATCGGCGTCGCGGGCCTCGGCCTCCTGAACAGCCGCCGGGAGTACGAGGCGATCGCGCAGTTGACCCGCTACGTCGGCTGGCTGATCGGCGTCGACGATGAGTTCCTCCCCCGCGACTTCCGCGATGCGGTCCGTATCCTCGCCCACACGTCCGCGGCCCTGTCCGTCGCAGACGAGACGTCGAAACTGCTGGCCTCGCCGATGGTCGACGACCCCGACGCCTGGCACTACGCCGCGCTGCCCGCTCTCCGGCGGCGACTCGCGAAGTCGCAGCACCTCGGCATCGCGCGGGCTTTCCTGGGACGTCCCGCGCTGCGGCGGCTCGGCGTCGACGACACCGCACTCCCCTGGTATCCGCCGTTGATCTTCGGCGTCAACATCGTCCGGTCGGTCGCCGCGCAACTGCCGGGCGGTCGGCGCCGCGCCGCGCGTGCGGGACAGCGTCGCGCCGACACATTCATGACGACCATGGCGCCGAATCCGGTCGTCATCGGCGACTCCTCCGACATCGCCCGCGCCGCCTGA
- a CDS encoding DUF2853 family protein — protein MTDARESVLEYAPKADVAVVDKMAATYRLVLSNRDASLVSASDPAELKTVRENFLKKKLGLTDSDDDLDKAIADVMAAMKNGKPNPRLAVYYLLAEKFNKLDVFK, from the coding sequence ATGACCGATGCACGCGAAAGCGTCCTCGAGTACGCGCCCAAGGCCGACGTCGCCGTCGTCGACAAGATGGCGGCCACGTACCGCCTGGTCCTCAGCAACCGCGACGCCTCCCTCGTCTCGGCGAGCGATCCGGCCGAGCTGAAGACCGTCCGCGAGAACTTCCTCAAGAAGAAGCTCGGCCTCACCGATTCCGACGACGACCTCGACAAGGCCATCGCCGACGTCATGGCCGCGATGAAGAACGGCAAGCCGAACCCGCGCCTGGCCGTCTACTACCTCCTCGCGGAGAAGTTCAACAAGCTCGACGTCTTCAAGTAG
- a CDS encoding ABC transporter ATP-binding protein, with amino-acid sequence MTTVVEPVLSATGLVVEFDGATVVDEVDLHIPAGGFTVILGPNACGKSTTLRAISRVLKRRAGEIVFDGRALEAYGSKELAQQMGLLAQDAVAPEGMRVADLISRGRHPYHSAFRRWTTEDDAATRAAMEATRTIELAERYVDQLSGGQRQRVWVALLLAQQTPVMLLDEPTTFLDIAHQYEVLDLLKQLNGDGKTVVAVLHDLNQAARYADNLVLMKAGRIVASGPPREMITEARISEVFGLTSVVVDDPVTGSPMVVRR; translated from the coding sequence GTGACAACCGTCGTCGAACCGGTCCTGTCAGCCACCGGCCTCGTCGTCGAGTTCGACGGCGCGACGGTGGTCGACGAGGTCGACCTTCACATCCCGGCCGGCGGCTTCACGGTGATTCTGGGGCCGAACGCCTGCGGCAAGTCGACAACCCTGCGGGCGATCTCCAGAGTCCTGAAGCGTCGGGCGGGCGAGATCGTGTTCGACGGTCGTGCGCTCGAGGCGTACGGCAGCAAAGAGCTCGCTCAACAGATGGGCCTGTTGGCGCAGGATGCTGTCGCGCCAGAGGGCATGCGAGTCGCCGACCTGATCTCGCGAGGTCGTCACCCCTACCACTCTGCGTTTAGGCGATGGACCACCGAGGACGACGCGGCCACGCGTGCCGCGATGGAGGCCACGCGGACGATCGAACTCGCCGAACGCTATGTGGATCAGTTGTCGGGCGGCCAGCGGCAACGTGTCTGGGTCGCGCTCCTGCTGGCGCAGCAGACGCCGGTGATGCTGCTCGATGAGCCGACGACGTTTCTCGACATCGCGCATCAGTACGAGGTGCTCGATCTGTTGAAGCAGCTCAACGGTGACGGAAAGACAGTGGTCGCGGTGCTGCACGACCTGAACCAGGCGGCGCGTTACGCCGACAATCTGGTCTTGATGAAGGCTGGACGCATCGTCGCGTCCGGGCCGCCTCGCGAGATGATCACCGAGGCGCGGATCAGCGAGGTCTTCGGGCTCACCTCGGTTGTGGTCGACGACCCGGTGACCGGTTCACCGATGGTCGTCCGTCGGTGA
- a CDS encoding ABC transporter substrate-binding protein, whose protein sequence is MTSPSLARRSVIAVAGLIAVLALLLSACGSSSSDGAAAGGDPYTVKHAMGSTELPGVPERIVVLDSPHLDALVSLGITPVGAPEVRVGEGFPAYLADKLTGTESIGGIAEPDIDAIANLAPDLIIGAKVRHEAVYDQLSAIAPTVFSENSGTDWTEQATITAAAVDKTDEMADLLRRLDQRAVEVGEKVGAKGKTASIVRFRPDNFRLYGPHTFSGSLLTKMGFELGERNWNEYSMMELSPELYEQIDGDVAFYMSPGGNPDASSQKTITQLWSGIPAVKANKAFEVEDDTWMVGIGVTGAGLVLDQVEDLLA, encoded by the coding sequence ATGACATCTCCCTCTCTCGCGAGGCGGTCTGTGATCGCTGTCGCAGGCCTGATCGCAGTCCTGGCCCTCCTGCTGTCCGCGTGCGGTTCGTCGAGTTCCGACGGTGCTGCTGCGGGCGGTGACCCGTACACCGTGAAGCACGCGATGGGCTCCACTGAACTGCCCGGCGTGCCCGAGCGCATCGTGGTTCTCGACTCGCCGCACCTCGACGCGTTGGTGTCCCTCGGAATCACGCCGGTCGGCGCACCTGAGGTCCGCGTGGGAGAGGGCTTCCCCGCGTACCTCGCGGACAAGCTGACGGGCACCGAGTCGATCGGCGGAATCGCCGAACCAGACATCGACGCCATCGCCAATCTGGCTCCCGATCTGATCATCGGAGCCAAGGTGCGGCACGAGGCCGTGTACGACCAGCTGAGCGCGATCGCCCCCACCGTGTTCTCTGAGAACAGCGGCACCGACTGGACCGAGCAGGCCACGATCACCGCCGCGGCGGTCGACAAGACAGACGAGATGGCCGACCTGCTCCGCCGCCTCGATCAACGCGCGGTCGAGGTCGGCGAGAAGGTGGGCGCGAAGGGTAAGACGGCCTCGATCGTCCGATTCCGGCCTGACAACTTCCGCCTGTACGGACCGCATACCTTCTCCGGGTCGCTGTTGACGAAGATGGGTTTCGAACTCGGCGAGCGGAATTGGAACGAGTATTCGATGATGGAACTGAGTCCGGAGCTGTACGAGCAGATCGATGGCGACGTGGCGTTCTACATGAGCCCCGGCGGCAATCCCGACGCCTCGTCGCAGAAGACGATCACGCAGCTCTGGTCGGGCATCCCGGCGGTCAAGGCGAACAAAGCGTTCGAGGTGGAGGACGACACCTGGATGGTGGGCATCGGCGTGACCGGCGCCGGCCTGGTCCTGGATCAGGTGGAGGACCTGCTCGCGTGA
- a CDS encoding FecCD family ABC transporter permease, translating into MSRTDAEPRVERVAPAVRRTPRRAWLTGPVSLAALLLCVVLSLALGARATPITEVTQALLGFGDVDVANIVGTLRVNRTVTGLIAGASLGVAGVLMQAVTRNPLADPGILGVNAGASFGVVLGLAMLGAAGVGSTVWFALAGALFASAVVLALSTTRFVAGSPVRLILAGVAFAAVLSGVTHSLILLDESVLDSYRFWRIGSLAARTVGEALPVVWLVLPGVIGAFLLSSALNALALGDDTARSLGVRPGLVRAAGLLVIAVLCGTATAIVGPIAFLGLAVPHLVRALVGPDLRLVLPISLITGPALLLGADIVGRLIGGGREVPVGVLTALVGGPVLIAFVLGARKLSIS; encoded by the coding sequence ATGTCCAGGACTGACGCCGAGCCGCGCGTGGAACGCGTCGCACCAGCGGTACGACGAACTCCCCGTCGAGCCTGGCTGACGGGACCCGTCAGCCTGGCCGCCCTACTGCTGTGCGTGGTGCTGAGCCTTGCGCTCGGTGCCCGGGCGACCCCGATCACCGAGGTCACCCAGGCACTGCTGGGGTTCGGCGATGTGGACGTCGCGAACATCGTCGGCACCCTGCGGGTCAACCGCACGGTGACCGGCCTGATCGCGGGAGCATCGCTCGGCGTCGCCGGCGTTCTGATGCAGGCCGTCACCCGGAATCCACTCGCAGACCCCGGCATTCTCGGGGTCAACGCGGGTGCATCGTTCGGCGTGGTGCTGGGGCTCGCGATGCTCGGAGCGGCAGGGGTCGGGAGCACCGTCTGGTTCGCGCTCGCAGGCGCACTGTTCGCTTCCGCCGTGGTGCTGGCGCTGTCGACCACCCGATTCGTCGCTGGTTCGCCGGTGCGGCTGATACTGGCCGGCGTCGCGTTCGCCGCAGTCTTGAGCGGCGTCACCCACTCGTTGATCCTGCTCGACGAGTCCGTTCTCGACTCGTACCGCTTCTGGCGGATCGGATCGCTCGCCGCGCGTACGGTCGGCGAGGCGCTGCCGGTCGTCTGGCTGGTGCTCCCCGGCGTCATCGGGGCCTTTCTGCTCAGCTCCGCGCTCAACGCCTTGGCGTTGGGCGACGACACTGCCCGGTCGCTCGGCGTCCGGCCCGGCCTCGTCCGCGCCGCGGGACTACTCGTGATCGCCGTCCTGTGCGGCACGGCGACCGCGATCGTCGGCCCCATCGCTTTCCTCGGATTGGCCGTTCCCCACCTGGTCCGGGCACTCGTCGGCCCCGACCTCCGCCTCGTCCTTCCGATCTCGCTGATCACCGGCCCTGCACTCCTGTTGGGCGCCGACATCGTCGGACGTCTGATCGGCGGCGGCCGGGAGGTGCCGGTCGGCGTCCTCACCGCTTTGGTCGGCGGCCCAGTCCTCATCGCCTTCGTGCTCGGCGCCCGAAAGCTCTCGATCTCATGA
- a CDS encoding FecCD family ABC transporter permease — MRPLLRVQQAPEIALTRDDRVLIGPGDRWSYRFSVRTTIVVFALLVVLAVVFVASLLLGEFRVTIPDLIDTLFGRPPSRLTEFFVMDRRMPRVLVAMTVGAALATAGAVFQHLTRNPLASPDILGVSNGASVGAVIVIVVLGGSLDQAALGAAIGALVAAATIMLLTIRTGLHGVQLILVGVAIAAIGTAVVDYILTQVFVASAVTAQTWLIGTLQGAEWGDLTPVCAALGVVVVVLAALGPDTRVAELGDATAAALGVRTVRHRWVLLTVATILVAAGVAVGGPIAFVALVAPHIARSLCRRTSFLAAALTGALILSVADLIALYAFRVPIPVGAVTISVGGVFFLWILIREGVRPRGN; from the coding sequence ATGAGGCCGCTGCTCCGCGTCCAGCAGGCGCCCGAGATCGCCCTCACCAGAGACGACCGGGTGCTCATCGGTCCCGGCGACCGGTGGTCGTACCGATTCAGTGTGCGCACCACCATCGTCGTGTTCGCACTGCTCGTAGTCCTCGCCGTCGTTTTCGTTGCATCGCTGCTGCTGGGCGAGTTCCGCGTCACCATTCCCGACCTGATCGACACGCTGTTCGGACGGCCGCCGAGCCGACTCACCGAATTCTTCGTCATGGACCGGCGGATGCCGCGCGTTCTGGTCGCGATGACCGTCGGGGCCGCTCTGGCGACTGCGGGCGCGGTGTTCCAACATCTGACACGGAATCCGCTGGCCAGCCCGGACATCCTCGGCGTCAGCAACGGAGCGTCCGTCGGTGCGGTCATCGTCATCGTCGTGCTAGGCGGATCGCTCGATCAGGCCGCGCTCGGTGCCGCGATCGGCGCGCTGGTCGCGGCCGCGACGATCATGCTCCTGACGATCCGCACCGGACTGCACGGCGTGCAACTGATTCTCGTCGGCGTCGCGATCGCCGCGATCGGCACGGCCGTCGTCGACTACATCCTGACCCAAGTCTTCGTCGCCAGCGCGGTGACCGCACAGACCTGGTTGATCGGCACGCTCCAGGGCGCCGAGTGGGGCGACCTGACCCCGGTGTGCGCAGCCCTGGGAGTGGTCGTCGTCGTACTTGCGGCACTCGGTCCGGACACCAGGGTCGCCGAACTCGGCGACGCCACCGCCGCGGCCCTCGGCGTGCGCACCGTGCGGCACCGCTGGGTGCTCCTGACCGTTGCGACGATCCTGGTGGCGGCCGGTGTGGCCGTCGGCGGCCCGATCGCGTTCGTCGCACTGGTCGCCCCGCACATCGCGCGCAGCCTGTGCCGCCGCACGAGCTTCCTCGCCGCCGCTCTGACCGGGGCGTTGATTCTCTCGGTCGCCGATCTGATCGCCCTCTACGCGTTCCGCGTCCCGATCCCGGTCGGCGCGGTCACCATATCGGTGGGCGGCGTCTTCTTCCTGTGGATCCTCATTCGGGAAGGCGTGCGTCCCCGTGGGAACTGA